TTCATTAGACCTTTCGAACGAATCCGCAATTAATTGCCTCAATGTTGCTGTTCGACGAAAGTCACTTACGCCGGTAGCTGTAGCTTTTTGCCTTTAAGAACCTTCGTAATGTAGAGATAGAAGAAGTCGCAGTACAGAATCGTCTGGATAGCGCCGGCAAAGATGGCAATCAAGTCGTAGTGGCCCTCCGCATAATATCGGTAGATCCAGTTCAGCAGGTACAGTGCACGATAAGAACCGAGGGCAAACAAATAGTGGCTAGTGATACTTTCCGCCTCGCCTGTTTTGCTGACCAGGAACAGCTGCGGCAGAATGGCCACCGCTTCCAGATAGATGGAGAATGTCCACAGGATCTCCAACGGTGTGAAGGCATTATTGATCAATAGGGCCAGCAGAAAGCACGGTACCAGCAGGAACTCGATGCGGAAGGAGTCGTGATTGTGGTCGTAGGTAGCTTTAAACTTGACGTACATCAAATAAATCGTTGCCACGGATGTACTGATGAAGACCAGCTTCATGAAGGTGTTGTAAACGCTGATGAACGTTGTCACCAGGTCCAGGTAGCGGCTAATGTAGACAATGGCGAAAAGAATTTGCGATTTGCCCGATATTCCAGCGCATGATCTggttttccaaatttttatCAGCAGTAAAATGATCGCAAGCAAATGCGACAAATCACCGGCCAGTctgaaaatattcattttcgcAAATTACTCCACTTCTTTGTTACGGTTTTTCGGGATGCGACAGTATATCTGTATATCCGGTCTTTGATGAAATATAGGTGGGAACCGC
This Anopheles marshallii chromosome 3, idAnoMarsDA_429_01, whole genome shotgun sequence DNA region includes the following protein-coding sequences:
- the LOC128715831 gene encoding ER lumen protein-retaining receptor, which codes for MNIFRLAGDLSHLLAIILLLIKIWKTRSCAGISGKSQILFAIVYISRYLDLVTTFISVYNTFMKLVFISTSVATIYLMYVKFKATYDHNHDSFRIEFLLVPCFLLALLINNAFTPLEILWTFSIYLEAVAILPQLFLVSKTGEAESITSHYLFALGSYRALYLLNWIYRYYAEGHYDLIAIFAGAIQTILYCDFFYLYITKVLKGKKLQLPA